A region from the Halobacillus mangrovi genome encodes:
- the eutH gene encoding ethanolamine utilization protein EutH has translation MVLIGNIVIYIIMTCAVIGAIASIKNSEDGIGGQFMEGVHAIGHIFVPAAGIMASIPFLSWAIDKVVGPLFEKIGADPAIAATTILASDMGGYQLAQALQESYEGWIMALIVGFMAGATIVFSIPMGLAMLDKRDHKFMALGIMSGLLTIPIGVFISSVIITLTNSKVREVVSTNTESTYEFTLSYLKIFMNLTPLLIFVIILAAGLYFLPDIMIKGFMWFGRILDAAIKLVLVFSIVEIFTGLFTNVFGVWGFDPIMADSEDQFRALETAGYIGIMLAGAFPMVYLLRKYASRPLEAMGKKLGLSSVGSAGLVATIANILAMFKLVRHMPPKDKVINIAFAVCAAFLLGDHLSFTANFQPTLILPIIAGKLSAGVIAIGLAYWLSVPKARELERIDRETGVIAKDEYVEEEAFEGDVVAAEESKKEAK, from the coding sequence ATGGTTTTAATCGGTAATATTGTCATTTATATTATTATGACCTGTGCAGTTATTGGAGCGATTGCTTCCATTAAGAATAGTGAGGATGGAATTGGCGGTCAGTTTATGGAAGGGGTCCACGCTATTGGACACATCTTTGTTCCTGCAGCTGGAATTATGGCTTCCATTCCGTTCTTATCCTGGGCGATAGATAAGGTTGTTGGTCCGCTATTTGAAAAAATTGGAGCGGATCCAGCGATTGCAGCTACGACAATCTTAGCATCGGATATGGGTGGATATCAGTTAGCCCAAGCGCTTCAAGAGTCTTATGAAGGATGGATTATGGCTTTGATTGTCGGTTTCATGGCCGGGGCAACGATTGTATTCTCTATCCCTATGGGTCTTGCGATGTTAGATAAACGTGACCATAAGTTCATGGCCTTAGGGATTATGTCTGGCTTACTGACCATCCCGATTGGAGTATTCATTTCAAGTGTCATCATCACGTTGACGAACTCTAAAGTGAGAGAAGTTGTTTCTACTAATACGGAGTCTACCTATGAATTTACACTCAGTTACTTAAAAATATTCATGAACCTTACGCCGCTTCTAATTTTTGTAATTATTCTAGCCGCTGGGTTGTATTTCTTGCCCGATATTATGATTAAAGGGTTTATGTGGTTTGGACGAATCTTAGATGCAGCGATCAAATTAGTATTGGTCTTCTCCATTGTTGAAATCTTTACAGGTCTATTTACGAATGTATTTGGTGTTTGGGGCTTCGATCCAATTATGGCCGATTCTGAAGATCAGTTCAGGGCGCTTGAAACTGCGGGGTATATCGGAATCATGCTTGCGGGTGCCTTCCCAATGGTTTATTTACTAAGAAAATATGCTTCAAGACCACTAGAAGCTATGGGTAAGAAACTGGGATTAAGCTCTGTAGGGAGTGCTGGTTTAGTCGCTACCATTGCGAATATCCTAGCTATGTTCAAACTTGTTCGTCATATGCCTCCGAAGGATAAAGTCATCAACATTGCTTTTGCCGTGTGTGCAGCTTTCTTGTTAGGAGATCACCTATCCTTTACAGCTAACTTTCAGCCTACCTTGATTCTTCCTATCATTGCTGGAAAGCTGTCAGCAGGTGTAATTGCGATTGGACTGGCTTACTGGCTGTCTGTACCGAAGGCAAGAGAGCTGGAGCGTATAGACCGGGAGACCGGGGTTATCGCAAAAGACGAATATGTTGAAGAGGAAGCTTTTGAAGGTGATGTCGTTGCTGCTGAGGAATCAAAAAAGGAAGCAAAATAA
- the eutS gene encoding ethanolamine utilization microcompartment protein EutS, translating into MNEEKKRFIQEFVPGKQITLSHLIANPDVDMFEKLGIEESGALGILTLTPSETVIIAGDYATKAAHVKIGFLDRFTGSLVLIGSVSEVDQSMREVNRFLSETLGYTPSEITKS; encoded by the coding sequence ATGAACGAAGAGAAGAAACGCTTTATACAAGAATTTGTTCCTGGTAAACAAATTACTCTCAGTCACCTTATCGCTAATCCTGATGTTGATATGTTCGAAAAGCTAGGCATCGAGGAGTCAGGGGCATTAGGTATACTTACGTTGACCCCTAGTGAAACGGTCATTATAGCTGGGGATTATGCAACAAAAGCGGCCCATGTAAAGATTGGGTTTTTGGATCGATTTACAGGGAGCCTTGTGTTGATAGGAAGTGTTTCGGAGGTCGATCAATCGATGAGGGAAGTCAATCGTTTTCTTTCCGAAACTCTTGGATACACTCCTTCAGAAATCACGAAATCATAA
- a CDS encoding EutP/PduV family microcompartment system protein: MSKRNRAMMIGSIGAGKSTLTHALLGHEAKAMKTQSLNYEDWIVDTPGEYTENPMYYKNIMATSLEVTHVLFIQDATKKKMIFPPGFSTGLNKLPIGVVTKADDDQADLSRAVKQLRKVIPKGPIVITSAVDRKGLDSIKELVTCNSLQEMRDYVEEEGNEEVIFNETLYK, translated from the coding sequence TTGTCCAAACGAAATCGTGCTATGATGATTGGATCGATCGGAGCAGGAAAGTCTACGTTGACTCACGCCTTGCTTGGACACGAAGCAAAAGCTATGAAAACTCAATCGTTGAACTATGAGGATTGGATTGTGGACACACCTGGAGAGTACACAGAAAATCCTATGTATTATAAAAATATTATGGCGACCTCTCTAGAGGTTACTCACGTTTTATTTATTCAGGATGCTACAAAGAAGAAGATGATTTTTCCGCCTGGTTTCAGTACAGGGTTGAATAAACTCCCCATCGGCGTTGTCACGAAAGCAGATGATGATCAAGCAGACCTTTCGAGAGCGGTCAAGCAGCTGCGAAAAGTTATACCTAAAGGGCCGATTGTCATCACTTCTGCCGTGGATCGAAAAGGGCTGGACTCCATCAAAGAACTCGTCACATGCAATAGTCTTCAAGAAATGAGAGACTATGTCGAAGAAGAGGGAAATGAAGAGGTCATTTTTAATGAAACCCTTTACAAATAG
- a CDS encoding ethanolamine ammonia-lyase reactivating factor EutA, which translates to MSGRSTEVIISAGIDIGTSTTKLVISRLSLRNTAGMTHMPRIEITDKEVVYESPIFRTPLVEGKEIDMEKIDEIVRDQYEEAGIKADEIQTGAVIITGETATKSNAKDMINHLSDHAGKFLVATAGPDLESIIAAKGSGAYELSKQTNKTIANIDIGGGTANVAVYHYGKLLGTCTLHVGGKLIEFNQNEIKYIADPIKKVTRDLGLTVQEGEPVDPEKLSSVTDYMAEVVSKMLNGKLEGDEPLLLGHKPKWNRPVDKIMFSGGVSECIYFPDSCASNHLYDDIGVLLAKSLRDNQQLSEKEWIKPNETVRATVLGAGTQTTEISGATIQVDNQTLPLRNMPVHIINFDEEFDRALQQLKNNIKAGVEVFDPNREGIKIAVYLSDLPLLGFKDIQRLAEALTNAFNDDLSNQPIVIVLERDLAKSLGQALQVVNKNREIVCIDQIKVENGDYLDIGSTLDSGVVPVVIKTLTFH; encoded by the coding sequence GTGAGTGGTAGAAGTACTGAAGTCATCATAAGTGCAGGAATTGATATAGGAACAAGTACAACAAAACTGGTGATCAGTAGATTATCACTGAGAAATACGGCTGGTATGACTCATATGCCGCGTATTGAAATCACTGATAAAGAAGTCGTCTATGAGAGCCCTATATTCCGGACTCCATTAGTTGAAGGTAAAGAAATCGACATGGAAAAAATCGATGAAATTGTTCGAGACCAATATGAGGAAGCTGGAATAAAAGCGGATGAGATCCAAACAGGCGCAGTGATTATAACCGGTGAGACCGCAACCAAGTCAAACGCCAAAGACATGATCAATCATCTCTCTGATCATGCAGGAAAGTTTTTAGTAGCGACTGCTGGACCCGATTTAGAAAGCATTATTGCCGCAAAAGGTTCCGGAGCTTATGAGCTATCGAAGCAGACAAACAAAACCATTGCAAACATCGATATTGGTGGTGGGACTGCGAACGTCGCGGTTTACCATTACGGAAAGCTGCTTGGTACCTGCACGCTTCATGTAGGTGGAAAATTAATAGAATTTAATCAAAACGAAATCAAATATATCGCAGACCCAATCAAAAAAGTCACCAGGGATCTAGGTTTGACAGTTCAAGAGGGAGAGCCCGTTGATCCTGAGAAACTATCAAGTGTAACGGATTATATGGCGGAAGTCGTTTCCAAGATGCTGAATGGAAAGTTGGAAGGTGACGAGCCTCTTCTCTTAGGGCATAAGCCCAAATGGAACAGACCGGTAGACAAGATCATGTTCTCCGGAGGAGTATCGGAATGCATATACTTCCCTGATAGCTGTGCTTCAAACCATCTCTATGACGACATTGGTGTATTACTAGCCAAATCTCTAAGGGATAACCAACAGCTGAGTGAAAAAGAGTGGATCAAACCGAACGAAACAGTGAGAGCTACGGTCCTCGGGGCCGGAACCCAAACGACAGAAATCAGTGGAGCGACCATTCAGGTCGACAATCAAACGCTTCCTCTTCGAAATATGCCCGTGCACATTATCAACTTTGATGAGGAGTTTGACAGAGCCTTACAACAATTAAAAAACAATATTAAAGCTGGCGTAGAGGTCTTTGATCCAAATAGAGAAGGAATCAAGATAGCGGTCTATCTCTCTGATCTTCCACTTTTAGGATTCAAGGATATCCAGCGGTTAGCAGAAGCGTTGACAAACGCCTTTAACGACGATTTAAGTAATCAGCCTATCGTTATTGTTTTGGAAAGAGACTTGGCCAAATCACTGGGGCAAGCGCTTCAGGTGGTTAACAAGAACCGAGAGATTGTCTGTATCGACCAGATCAAAGTTGAAAACGGTGATTACTTGGATATAGGTTCTACTCTGGATTCGGGAGTCGTGCCTGTGGTTATCAAAACACTGACATTCCATTAA
- a CDS encoding ethanolamine ammonia-lyase subunit EutB, protein MNLSTTHLDHTYQFSSLTSLFAKANEEKSGDRLAGIAAESVQERIAAKTVLSELLLKDIRENPMLAPEDDEVSRIIDGQINEPVYKQIKNWSVAELREYILSSDTSGEDMKRLSRGLNSEMIAAVTKIMSNLDLVFAANKLEVVTKCNISIGQKGTLASRLQPNHPTDRVDGMMASLKEGLSYGIGDAVIGINPVEESVESVKRLLHATKDFMEEWKVPAQNCVLAHVTAQMKAIEQGAPADMIFQSIAGTETANRSFGIDAAILEEANELAKVKGTGTGPQRLYFETGQGSELSAEAHHGIDQMTLEARNYGFAKYYDPFIVNTVVGFIGPEYLYNNKQVIRAGLEDHFMGKMHLIPMGVDICYTNHMKTDQNDIEDLGVLLSTAGVNFIIATPMGDDCMLNYQSMSYHDVATLRETFGKKPSPEFESWLENMGIMENGKLTSRAGDPTIFTR, encoded by the coding sequence ATGAATTTATCTACAACACATTTAGATCACACGTATCAATTTTCCTCTCTCACGTCCCTTTTTGCAAAAGCCAATGAAGAAAAATCAGGCGACCGGCTAGCAGGGATTGCGGCAGAAAGCGTTCAGGAAAGAATTGCAGCCAAAACCGTTCTTAGCGAATTGTTACTGAAAGATATTAGAGAGAACCCTATGCTTGCTCCAGAAGATGATGAGGTCTCTCGTATCATTGATGGACAAATCAATGAGCCTGTTTATAAACAAATAAAAAACTGGAGTGTAGCGGAGCTTCGAGAATACATTCTTTCCAGCGATACCTCAGGAGAAGACATGAAAAGGCTCAGCAGGGGATTAAATAGTGAAATGATTGCGGCTGTAACAAAAATCATGTCCAACTTAGATTTAGTTTTTGCGGCGAACAAATTGGAAGTCGTAACTAAATGCAATATTTCTATCGGACAGAAAGGTACCCTGGCTTCAAGACTGCAGCCAAACCACCCGACTGACCGGGTAGATGGGATGATGGCTTCATTAAAAGAAGGGCTCTCATATGGAATAGGAGATGCGGTAATCGGAATCAATCCAGTTGAAGAGTCAGTTGAAAGTGTGAAGCGGCTTTTACACGCAACAAAGGATTTTATGGAAGAATGGAAAGTTCCCGCACAAAATTGCGTACTGGCCCACGTTACAGCTCAAATGAAAGCCATTGAGCAAGGAGCTCCGGCTGATATGATTTTCCAAAGTATTGCCGGAACAGAAACAGCAAACCGATCCTTCGGGATTGATGCTGCCATTCTCGAAGAAGCAAACGAACTGGCAAAAGTGAAAGGGACAGGTACAGGTCCGCAGCGTCTATATTTTGAAACGGGTCAAGGATCCGAATTATCTGCAGAAGCCCATCACGGCATAGATCAAATGACGCTTGAGGCTAGAAATTACGGGTTTGCCAAATACTATGACCCTTTCATTGTCAATACAGTAGTCGGGTTTATTGGTCCGGAGTACCTTTACAACAACAAACAAGTGATCCGAGCAGGCCTTGAGGATCATTTTATGGGTAAGATGCATCTGATCCCGATGGGGGTAGACATCTGCTATACAAACCACATGAAAACCGACCAAAATGATATTGAAGATTTAGGAGTCTTGCTATCTACTGCTGGTGTCAACTTTATCATTGCTACCCCAATGGGGGATGACTGCATGTTGAATTATCAATCCATGAGCTATCATGATGTAGCGACTCTAAGAGAAACGTTTGGAAAGAAGCCTTCTCCTGAATTTGAAAGCTGGCTTGAGAACATGGGAATTATGGAAAATGGGAAGCTGACTTCCCGTGCTGGAGATCCAACGATATTCACTCGATAG
- the eutC gene encoding ethanolamine ammonia-lyase subunit EutC, which produces MDKETIEKVTRLVMEKMNHQKKDHPPTTSGVKVWNHTSSDNDFKTIESTTDAENPVEGKAILSKFPRQQESKPTRSETKSESSTQKGDSEDLQELKSKTPARIGVGRAGVRPKTNTWLRFRYDHAAAVDAVYGNVDRSLLKDLDLFVVNTKVSDQETYIRRPDYGRKLSDEAKEKIQEACKKNPQVQIIVSDGLSSKAIDENLEDVYLSLQQSLKSLGLDVGTSFFIEKGRVAAMDDVGEELKPEVIVYLIGERPGLISAESMSAYLCYKPRKGTIESQRQVVSNIHRGGIPPVEAGAYLGGVIEKILDYEASGVELVKKEG; this is translated from the coding sequence ATGGATAAAGAAACGATTGAAAAAGTAACTCGTCTGGTCATGGAAAAAATGAATCATCAAAAAAAAGATCACCCGCCCACAACTTCTGGCGTGAAGGTCTGGAATCACACGTCTTCCGATAATGATTTCAAAACGATTGAATCAACGACAGACGCAGAGAATCCTGTAGAAGGAAAAGCTATTTTGTCAAAGTTTCCACGTCAACAAGAGTCTAAACCTACTCGTTCAGAGACAAAATCTGAATCTTCCACTCAGAAAGGTGATAGCGAGGATCTACAAGAGTTGAAGAGTAAGACGCCTGCAAGAATAGGAGTTGGGCGAGCGGGGGTCAGACCGAAGACGAACACATGGCTTCGTTTTCGTTACGATCATGCAGCTGCAGTTGATGCTGTTTATGGGAATGTCGACCGCAGTTTGTTAAAGGACTTGGATTTGTTTGTTGTGAATACAAAGGTCAGTGACCAAGAAACGTACATTCGCAGGCCTGACTATGGCAGGAAGCTCTCCGATGAAGCGAAAGAAAAAATACAGGAAGCCTGCAAGAAAAATCCTCAAGTGCAAATCATCGTTTCTGATGGACTCAGTTCCAAAGCGATTGATGAAAATCTGGAGGATGTGTACTTATCGCTCCAGCAATCTCTGAAAAGTCTCGGCCTTGATGTCGGCACTTCCTTCTTTATAGAAAAAGGTCGTGTGGCTGCTATGGATGATGTCGGAGAAGAGTTAAAGCCTGAGGTGATTGTGTACTTGATCGGCGAACGTCCAGGGCTTATCAGTGCGGAATCGATGAGCGCTTATCTTTGTTACAAGCCGAGAAAGGGGACGATCGAATCTCAGCGACAAGTCGTTTCCAATATTCACCGTGGTGGCATTCCACCAGTGGAGGCGGGAGCCTACTTAGGCGGCGTCATAGAAAAAATACTAGATTACGAGGCAAGCGGCGTCGAGCTTGTGAAAAAGGAAGGGTAG
- the eutL gene encoding ethanolamine utilization microcompartment protein EutL, with protein MKLEPIYAEILSVRIIPNVDPMLAKQFNLSPSQRSLGLFTITMDDVGVTALDEATKKADVEVAYAHSFYAGADHSSGPLSGEFMGVVAGPDPDEVKSAMEVIHQVVDGQAYFEALDDEQSHSLYAHVVSRTGSFLSKEAGVEQGGAIAYLIAPPLEATYGLDAALKASDVELACFYGPPTETNFGGGLLTGSQSSCMAAADAFRQAVIDVASHPVRS; from the coding sequence ATGAAATTAGAGCCTATATATGCCGAGATTCTTTCTGTCCGTATCATTCCAAACGTAGATCCTATGCTAGCTAAGCAGTTTAATTTGAGTCCATCTCAAAGAAGTCTTGGCCTTTTTACAATAACGATGGATGATGTCGGCGTCACAGCGCTTGATGAAGCTACAAAGAAAGCAGACGTGGAAGTGGCTTATGCTCACTCGTTTTATGCCGGCGCTGACCATTCTTCTGGTCCGTTATCCGGTGAATTCATGGGTGTTGTTGCAGGGCCGGATCCTGATGAAGTGAAGAGTGCCATGGAAGTCATTCACCAGGTTGTCGATGGCCAAGCTTATTTTGAAGCATTGGATGATGAACAATCACATAGCTTATATGCTCACGTCGTTTCAAGGACTGGATCCTTTTTATCCAAAGAAGCAGGGGTAGAACAAGGAGGAGCGATTGCTTATCTGATTGCTCCACCGCTTGAAGCTACCTACGGCTTGGATGCGGCACTAAAAGCTTCAGATGTTGAACTAGCCTGCTTTTATGGTCCCCCAACGGAAACAAACTTTGGAGGAGGGCTGCTCACTGGTTCTCAATCCTCCTGTATGGCGGCGGCGGATGCGTTTCGGCAAGCCGTGATTGATGTAGCCAGTCATCCAGTTCGGAGCTAA
- a CDS encoding acetaldehyde dehydrogenase (acetylating), whose product MEFDHDLQSMQEMRTAVKKAKAAQKDYEAFSQEEVDRVVAAVAEAAYDKSKYLAELAVEETSMGVVEHKTIKNQVGSKDVYESIKNDKTVGAIHEDSANKITEFAYPFGVVAGIIPTTNPTSTAIFKTLISLKTRNGIVVSPHPSAVKCTVEALKICHDAAVRAGAPEGIVGWISKPSMPATTELIKHRDVHVILATGGGGLVRAAYSSGKPAYGVGPGNVPVYLEKSCNVKKAVKMVVDSKTFDNGTICATEQAIVIDQNIKEMAVRELKNNGAYFLEGAEKEKVAKLISPAPGKLNPNIVGRPARKIAEMAGVDVPPDTRLLIAEENQVGKDVPFSLEKLSPIFALYTVDNVDQAKEQCIELLNLGGRGHSLSIHTNDDQIARMFGEEMPVSRLMVNTLSSIGAVGATTNLKPSLTLGCGSYGGNITSDNITTRHLINIKRLAYGVKEVEIPKPSASTQNVKENHKEENDVEKVISEVLKKVDTDEVDAQTVSAIVSKVLQKYQ is encoded by the coding sequence GTGGAATTTGATCACGATTTACAATCGATGCAAGAAATGAGAACAGCTGTAAAGAAAGCGAAAGCTGCACAAAAGGATTATGAAGCTTTTTCTCAGGAAGAAGTTGATCGCGTAGTCGCCGCTGTAGCTGAAGCTGCTTACGACAAATCGAAATATTTAGCAGAATTGGCTGTAGAAGAAACGTCTATGGGTGTAGTCGAACATAAAACAATAAAAAATCAAGTTGGTTCAAAAGATGTGTATGAATCCATCAAAAATGACAAAACCGTGGGGGCGATCCATGAAGATTCAGCCAATAAAATTACGGAATTTGCCTATCCCTTTGGGGTTGTAGCAGGAATTATCCCAACTACGAATCCAACGTCTACGGCAATCTTTAAAACATTGATTTCTTTGAAAACGAGGAACGGGATTGTCGTAAGTCCTCACCCATCTGCTGTGAAGTGTACAGTTGAAGCACTAAAGATCTGTCACGACGCAGCGGTTCGAGCGGGTGCTCCAGAAGGGATTGTCGGATGGATCTCGAAGCCATCGATGCCAGCGACCACAGAGTTAATTAAACACAGGGATGTGCATGTTATTTTAGCCACCGGAGGAGGAGGACTTGTCCGAGCGGCTTATAGTTCAGGAAAACCTGCCTATGGGGTTGGACCTGGAAATGTTCCTGTCTACTTAGAGAAATCCTGTAATGTGAAAAAGGCTGTCAAGATGGTCGTGGACAGTAAAACATTTGATAACGGAACTATTTGTGCTACTGAACAAGCGATCGTCATCGATCAAAATATTAAGGAGATGGCTGTTCGCGAACTAAAAAATAATGGGGCCTATTTCCTTGAAGGTGCTGAAAAAGAAAAAGTAGCCAAACTCATTTCTCCGGCTCCAGGGAAACTAAACCCGAATATCGTCGGACGCCCGGCAAGGAAAATAGCGGAAATGGCTGGGGTGGATGTCCCACCAGATACAAGGCTTTTAATTGCAGAAGAGAATCAAGTAGGAAAAGATGTTCCTTTCTCTCTTGAAAAACTATCACCGATCTTCGCTTTATATACGGTTGACAATGTAGACCAAGCGAAAGAGCAGTGTATAGAGCTTTTGAATTTAGGCGGCCGTGGACACAGCTTATCGATTCACACGAATGATGACCAAATTGCAAGGATGTTCGGTGAGGAGATGCCGGTCTCAAGATTGATGGTTAATACGCTTTCAAGTATTGGGGCAGTTGGTGCAACGACAAATTTAAAACCATCGCTGACTCTCGGCTGCGGGTCATACGGAGGTAACATCACCTCTGATAATATTACGACCCGTCACCTGATTAATATTAAAAGACTAGCTTATGGAGTGAAGGAAGTGGAGATTCCTAAACCGTCCGCTTCCACCCAAAACGTGAAAGAGAACCACAAGGAAGAAAATGATGTCGAAAAAGTAATTTCAGAAGTATTGAAAAAAGTAGATACGGATGAAGTTGATGCTCAAACGGTATCTGCAATCGTAAGTAAAGTACTACAAAAATATCAATAA
- a CDS encoding BMC domain-containing protein has product MALNGALGMIETKGLVASVEAADAMVKAANVNLVGKIHVGGGIVTILVSGDVGAVKAATESGSAAAQRVGELLSVHVIPRPHNELESILPKIDAAQ; this is encoded by the coding sequence ATGGCACTTAATGGCGCACTAGGAATGATCGAAACAAAAGGTTTAGTAGCATCTGTAGAGGCAGCAGACGCAATGGTGAAGGCAGCAAATGTTAACTTAGTCGGAAAAATTCATGTAGGTGGAGGGATTGTAACGATCTTAGTCAGTGGTGATGTAGGGGCGGTAAAAGCTGCTACAGAATCCGGAAGTGCAGCCGCTCAAAGAGTCGGAGAGCTTCTATCCGTACACGTTATCCCTCGTCCACACAATGAACTTGAAAGCATTTTACCTAAAATCGACGCAGCCCAATAA
- the pduL gene encoding phosphate propanoyltransferase, which produces MGRDHLESIVEEVMKQMAEENTSSEVPIGVSARHCHLDKESLEVLFGSGYELSEKAPLSQPGQFAANETVTIAGPRGSITKVRILGPLRSAAQVEVSQTDAFKIGLKPPIRQSGDIEKSSPVTIIGPKGSIYLEQGLIIAQAHIHMSPQDADNFKVKDGDVVEVRVKNPQREVSFSKTIIRVSKKYQLEMHIDTDEANAGSIQTGQKGTLKKVEPSYV; this is translated from the coding sequence ATGGGTCGAGATCATTTAGAATCGATTGTAGAAGAAGTTATGAAGCAAATGGCAGAGGAAAACACGTCTAGCGAGGTCCCAATCGGGGTCTCCGCTAGACATTGTCATTTAGATAAAGAGAGTCTAGAAGTTCTATTTGGAAGCGGATATGAATTGAGTGAAAAGGCTCCGTTATCTCAGCCTGGACAGTTTGCAGCCAATGAAACGGTTACCATAGCCGGGCCGAGAGGAAGCATCACAAAGGTTAGGATATTAGGACCGCTCAGGTCAGCCGCTCAAGTGGAAGTGAGTCAAACGGATGCTTTTAAAATAGGATTGAAACCTCCGATTAGACAATCCGGTGATATAGAGAAATCCAGCCCGGTAACCATTATTGGACCAAAGGGAAGCATTTATTTAGAACAAGGTTTAATTATCGCTCAAGCTCATATTCATATGAGCCCTCAGGATGCTGACAATTTTAAGGTAAAAGATGGGGATGTCGTCGAAGTCAGAGTGAAAAACCCGCAGCGCGAAGTCAGTTTTTCAAAGACGATCATTCGTGTCTCAAAAAAATACCAGTTAGAAATGCATATTGATACAGACGAAGCGAATGCTGGATCCATTCAGACTGGACAAAAAGGGACGCTAAAAAAGGTGGAGCCCTCTTATGTATGA
- a CDS encoding EutN/CcmL family microcompartment protein codes for MIVGEVIGNIWATRKEDGLVGLKFLVVKPDRSENTPEAPSFVAVDRIGAGVGDKVMVTKGSASSHLQEGPAIPIDALIIGIVDSVEVERSGSNG; via the coding sequence ATGATTGTAGGCGAAGTGATTGGGAATATATGGGCAACAAGAAAAGAAGACGGTCTGGTCGGACTAAAGTTTTTAGTAGTAAAGCCAGATCGTTCGGAAAATACTCCTGAAGCACCTAGCTTCGTAGCGGTTGATCGTATTGGAGCAGGTGTAGGAGACAAGGTAATGGTGACAAAGGGAAGTGCAAGCTCTCATCTTCAAGAGGGTCCTGCTATTCCTATTGATGCCTTGATTATTGGAATTGTAGATTCAGTCGAAGTAGAAAGGAGTGGATCGAATGGCTAA
- a CDS encoding BMC domain-containing protein: MAKALGMIETRGLVGSIEAADAMVKAANVTLVKQEKIDAALVTVLVEGDVSAVQAAVDAGKEAVNRVGELVGYHVIPHPDEGTGVILQKDGKESVNTDTKPSESKPKPKAAPTRRKKTSSSNAAKEESQQESEAN, encoded by the coding sequence ATGGCTAAAGCTTTAGGCATGATTGAAACAAGAGGACTGGTTGGTTCGATTGAAGCTGCAGACGCAATGGTAAAAGCAGCCAATGTGACGCTCGTCAAGCAGGAGAAAATTGATGCAGCCCTAGTCACGGTACTTGTGGAAGGTGATGTAAGTGCTGTCCAAGCTGCTGTTGATGCAGGAAAAGAAGCAGTCAACCGGGTAGGAGAACTCGTAGGTTATCACGTTATTCCTCACCCAGACGAAGGTACGGGAGTCATTTTACAAAAAGACGGAAAAGAAAGTGTAAACACGGATACGAAACCGAGTGAATCCAAGCCTAAACCCAAGGCAGCACCTACACGAAGAAAGAAAACTTCTTCATCCAATGCTGCAAAAGAAGAAAGTCAACAAGAAAGCGAAGCGAATTAA